Part of the Citrus sinensis cultivar Valencia sweet orange chromosome 2, DVS_A1.0, whole genome shotgun sequence genome, acaaaaaattattataaaaaggtaatattgtaaaagtaacccaaaagaaataaaaagtaacggtagtatcaatactttaacgacATGAATGTttcgaggtatttttaaaaatataagaaataaatagacattaattttaaaatacaaggACTAAATGAGTTTTTATCCCAACTACAAATACAATAGTAATGCTCTAATAATTAACCTATAGAAAAACCACTGACAATGACTAAACTAACTACCAATACTTGGTGTTAAAATTAATCCTGTAACGTGTAGAACTTCTGCTATAGTTAGGATTCCCATGGTACATAGGATTTTACTCAAATAGAAACTGCCCAATAGTATATATACTCCTATACATTTAACACATCCAGAAACCAGCTCTTTCGATCGTTTCTTTTAGTTCATGTGATTTCCCCTTTGTTACATAgtttcaatcaatttttttttggcttcaATGGATACATATAAACAGAAGATTGATCCAAAAAAACCAAGACTTAAGTGTAGGTATTTTCTCGAGATAATGGCACTGCTTTGCATAGTGTTGATATACTTTTTTACACCCACAGATCATCTACCAGAAGTTGAGGTAATATCGGTTTCTGTCGATCATTTTAATGTTTCAGCATCAGCAACATCATCGTCACGAATAACTGCGAATTGGAATATTACTTTGTCTATACGAAATCATGACAGAGACCATAAATTCACTTATGAGCAGTTTGATGTAGATATATTGCACGGACAAGAGTTTCTGTCAAGCGCAGGAATTGAACCGTTTTATCAGGATGAACAACAGCAGGACTTGGTCTATGCAAACATCAGTGCCTCGTCAATATATGTTGCCAATCAAGCTGCTCAGGCAATCGAATATGAGTTGAGTACAATCGGAGCTGTAAATTTTGTTGTGACCATCAGGGCTAAATCATATATATCTGAATATGTCCCCGAGCCCAAGAACTCCAGATGCAGGGTGGATTATGAAATCCGGGCATTGTGTGACAATTTGGAGGTCATATTTTTATCAGACAGCTCTGTTGGAGTAATGTCGAAGCATCTCTCTCCCTTACCTTGCAAAGTGACTAAGGCTTCCCTTCCAAAGTACTAAGGGATTAAGGCTTACCTTCCAAAGTAGTAAGGGCAATCAATAGTAATCGGAGTTGTGATTTTTTATAAGCTAAATTGTGTCtggaatttgttttttatttattttttcctgaTCTTGTGGACAAATTATTAGcataattcatatattttaaaattcaatggATTAGTTTTGACAACACTGAGCAATTATTATCTGATACCAAATATCTCAATAAAGAATCTGGCATGAAATATGCCGTATGATTAGCCagttaaaattacaaacaGAATAACTAtgacagtttttttttttaaatgcttaACATATGACTTGGTAATCACTATTATTCTGTAGTAACTGTCGCTTCAGAGTTGTTGGAACCTCCCGGCTTTCAGAGGAAATACTTGCCTCATAATTGCTTTCCAAATGCTACCTTACTCAGGTCCAACATCCAGTGTGTCTATAAGATTCCAGATGTTCAAGTACTGTCTCTTCTGTACTTCTGCAAATAAGCCTTGCAGACCAAGAGGTGGATCAAACACTCCAACAGTAATTGAATGCCTTTCCTTGCCCTCGCGGATCATGAAGGTGAACCGTTTATCTATTGAAATCTTCTGGATGCAGACTTCATGTCAACTGTTTTCCACAAGGATATTGCTTTTCTGATTTGGAAACCAGATGATGCCATTAGACTGCAGATTTTCTTGCCAACTCTAAGATGGCAGCAATTCATCTTTCTCCATGTGACCAGCAAGAATCGCTAGACATTCATACACCATATCTGCCTGCGGATAAAACTTATCTTCTGCGAAGAAAGGCTGGATCCTGTCTCCAATCTCAATCCAGCTACAACCAGGGTTCTTCCTCAACCCAAGCTCCTTCATCTTTAATCTTATCTTCCTTACTTCATCCCATTTCTTGACAGATGCATACATATTGGATAAAACAATGTAAGTTGATGAATCATCAGGATCCTTCTCAATGAGCAATTTCGCAATTTTTTCTCCCATTTCTATATCTCTATGCAGGCGGCAAGCCGAAAATAGCGTACTTAGCAATCCAGCATCCTCCCTGATTTCTGGGGTGCTTTGTAAAATCCCATAAGCTTCCTGTAATCTTCCAGCTCGTCCAAGAAGATCAATCAAGCATGAATAGTGCTCATTTCTGGGCTGAATATTGTACTCAGAAATCATTAGGTTAAAATAATAACCACCTTCATCAACCCATCCAGCATGACTACAAGCTGATAAAAGTGCAAGGAAAGTAATACTATCAGGTCTTGCATTAGATTGCTGCATTTTACCAAAAAGCTTCAGAGCTTCTAAAGCTCGACCATGAGACCCATAAGCAGTAATCATTGAAGTCCATGACACAAGATCCCGCTCAgttaattcattaaaaacCTTCAATGCTTCATCCACTGCACCACATTTTGCATACATATCAAGGAGAGCCCCCATGACTATCTCATTGGTTTCTAGCTTACTCTCAATGATATGATTGTGAATCTCTTTGCCCTTTTCTAGGGCTGCCAATTGCGAACAGGCTGGTAAGACACTAGTAAAGGTTACAGCATCTGGTTTTGCaccaacttctttcatgtcaCTATAGATGGCAAGGGCTTTAAAATAATCTCCAACTGTCACATATCCTGAAATCATAACATTCCAGTAAACTACATCTGTCTTGGACATCTTCTCAAAGACATTTTCAGCTGAACTAACTCTTCCACATTTGAAATATAGATCAATGAGTGAGCTGTTTATAAAGACGTCGCCCtgtattttgtttcttattatGTACCCATGCATGACCTTCCCATGTTTAAGTTGGCCTGATCTAGAACAAGACATTAGTACGCTACTTATAGTGGTCAAGGTGGGTTTAATTCCTTCTTCATTCATCCTCCAAAAAAGTTTAACGCACGATTTGCTATCACCTCTAGAACTGTATCCTGCAATCAACGCATTCCAAGCAACCACACTTTTTAAGACGGTTTGTTCGAAAACTTCTCTAGCCATCTCCAAACAACCACATTTTCCATACATGTCAACGAGAGCCGAGCTAATATAACTATCAGAAACAAACCCATCTTTGATAAACTCTTTATGGATCTCCTTCCCTCTATCCAAATCCATAAGCCTTGCACACGAAGAAATAACAGTCGTCAACGTCACTGAATTAGGCTGAAACCCTGAACCCCTCATTTTCTTAAACAATTCCAATGCTTTCTCAGCTTGTCCATCTTGATAATAACAAGAAATGACCGTATTCCAACTTGCCACATCTCTTTCAGACATCTCATCAAACATCTTAACCGCACACTCAAAACTATTGCATTTAGCATACATCCCTGCAGTAGAGCTAGCAATTACAACATCCAACAAAAACCCAGTCTTTATCAAATGGGTATGTATCATTTTGCCAATACCTACGCTGCCTAATCCCCCACAAGCCTTTAACACACTGGGGTAAGTGTAACTATCAGGTTTTAAATAAGGGTTTTGCAGTAACATATCAAAGAGCTCAAGAGCATTAATATACATGTAATTCTTGGTGTAAGAGGCCATAAGGCCATTCCATAAAGAGAGGTCTAATGGGTTGTCTATGGTCTTGAATACAAGCATCGCATAGTCATAGTTTTGGCAGGAGAAATAGAGATTGATGAGGCTTTTGCACAGGGCAATGTTGTTTTGTAGGCCAAGGGTGACAACTTTTTGGTGGATGATTTTGCCTTCTTTTAGTGACTTTGAACCAGTGCATGTTCTCAAAAGAGTTAATATCCTTGTTATGTTCATCAAGAACGGCGACTTAAACAACCTTTGACCTTGTCCTTACATGGGGAGTGGAGATTGAGGCTTCATGGTTTACGTATGTAACGCTTTTCGCAACTACTTGCCCTTTATAAGCAAAATACAACCTACCTTCAATAACAATTTGCATGGGTTGTCCCACCACCTCAAGCGGCTTAAATATTAGGCTCCTTTTCCGGGTTAAAGAATGCTTAAATATGCTACCTACGTTTAAGCTTGACCTGATTTAGGTGTTATTAGTTCAATTATTCGGACTGGAGCGACATCTAGTCTATGAACTAAGATTTGGTGTTCACATGAGCTTGAGCTTGTTTTTTGTATCGAATCAACAATTATGATTTGTCTAACATGAGTTCTAGGTaagttttaattaacttttaaccGTTAACTCAAAAATTCAACTATACATCGAATCGTTATCCCTAATCTATGTCgtaattagaataattaaagtttaagAATGGCAATGGGACGAGAATCATGACTccttgttatttttgtagatGAGTTGAAATATCCTTTAAAATTTCTGATTGAGGCAGCAGATAAAATTAGGG contains:
- the LOC102612538 gene encoding pentatricopeptide repeat-containing protein At5g27110 → MNITRILTLLRTCTGSKSLKEGKIIHQKVVTLGLQNNIALCKSLINLYFSCQNYDYAMLVFKTIDNPLDLSLWNGLMASYTKNYMYINALELFDMLLQNPYLKPDSYTYPSVLKACGGLGSVGIGKMIHTHLIKTGFLLDVVIASSTAGMYAKCNSFECAVKMFDEMSERDVASWNTVISCYYQDGQAEKALELFKKMRGSGFQPNSVTLTTVISSCARLMDLDRGKEIHKEFIKDGFVSDSYISSALVDMYGKCGCLEMAREVFEQTVLKSVVAWNALIAGYSSRGDSKSCVKLFWRMNEEGIKPTLTTISSVLMSCSRSGQLKHGKVMHGYIIRNKIQGDVFINSSLIDLYFKCGRVSSAENVFEKMSKTDVVYWNVMISGYVTVGDYFKALAIYSDMKEVGAKPDAVTFTSVLPACSQLAALEKGKEIHNHIIESKLETNEIVMGALLDMYAKCGAVDEALKVFNELTERDLVSWTSMITAYGSHGRALEALKLFGKMQQSNARPDSITFLALLSACSHAGWVDEGGYYFNLMISEYNIQPRNEHYSCLIDLLGRAGRLQEAYGILQSTPEIREDAGLLSTLFSACRLHRDIEMGEKIAKLLIEKDPDDSSTYIVLSNMYASVKKWDEVRKIRLKMKELGLRKNPGCSWIEIGDRIQPFFAEDKFYPQADMVYECLAILAGHMEKDELLPS